In Labeo rohita strain BAU-BD-2019 chromosome 16, IGBB_LRoh.1.0, whole genome shotgun sequence, one DNA window encodes the following:
- the snrnp48 gene encoding U11/U12 small nuclear ribonucleoprotein 48 kDa protein, translated as MCETSFSLGLQERMQRLQELTDFTESCQTELKGLFEALGWSEEIDSHAVQMEVCPYDPNHTVPRDRMEKHKASCQLSKMGYSKEEQDEMFDPSVCYEKANIPSITLDRDTFHQVILQTRENAPHVRSAGLHTQSDTSTDLPDVPQNHKRALCDLTVADRLAIHDHVIQEVSQQSAKRESNNEDLYVDLVAKLKKEEQQSGPKSHLEVLAEMRDYRRRRQSYRAKNVHITKKSYTEVIREVIDIHSGELGRIWQEAKDEEFKASQQSSHRGASEKGRSASVESRESRVSSRDEHGHKRHRKHSRSRSRSRKHSRERKNKSRRDSHSPDVERHHKKKKKKNKS; from the exons ATGTGTGAAACATCTTTCTCGTTGGGTCTCCAAGAGCGCATGCAGCGTTTGCAGGAGCTCACGGACTTCACAGAGAGCTGCCAAACTGAACTTAAGGGTTTGTTTGAGGCGCTGGGATGGAGTGAGGAAATAGATTCACATGCAGTTCAG ATGGAAGTGTGTCCATACGATCCAAACCACACAGTCCCACGGGACAGGATGGAGAAACACAAGGCCTCCTGTCAGCTCAGTAAGATGGGATACTCCAAAGAGGAACAG GATGAAATGTTTGATCCGTCAGTGTGCTATGAGAAAGCTAACATTCCTTCCATCACCTTGG ACAGAGATACATTTCATCAAGTGATTCTGCAGACCCGGGAAAATGCCCCTCATGTGAGATCTGCAGGACTTCACACACAAA gtGACACATCTACAGATCTCCCTGACGTACCTCAGAATCATAAGCGGGCATTATGTGACCTCACTGTGGCAGACCGATTGGCCATTCATGATCATGTGATACAAGAAGTCAGTCAGCAGAGTGCCAAAAGAGAATCCAACAATGAGGATCTTTATGTAGATCTTGTTGCAAAGCTTAAAAAAG AAGAGCAACAGAGTGGGCCAAAGTCTCATCTGGAGGTCTTAGCTGAGATGAGGGACTACAGGAGGCGCAGACAGTCTTACAGAGCCAAAAACGTTCACATCACCAAGAAGTCTTACACTGAG GTAATTCGGGAGGTGATTGATATCCACTCTGGAGAACTAGGCAGGATTTGGCAGGAAGCGAAGGATGAGGAGTTCAAAGCATCACAGCAGTCATCTCACAG AGGGGCATCTGAGAAAGGGCGCTCCGCATCCGTTGAATCACGTGAGTCTCGTGTCAGCTCCCGAGACGAGCATGGGCACAAACGGCACCGCAAACACAGCCGTAGTCGCAGTCGAAGTCGCAAGCACAGTAGGGAGAGGAAAAACAAGAGCAGGAG AGATTCACACTCTCCAGATGTGGAGAGACATcacaagaaaaagaagaagaaaaacaagtcTTAA